The Aricia agestis chromosome 3, ilAriAges1.1, whole genome shotgun sequence genome includes the window AGTTGATTTAATTTCTATAATTGCACATGCGCGAAAGCTGCACATGCGCATTGAAAATGACAGAAACATGTCTAATCTAACAGCTGTATCGCCATTACTTTTCGAAAGAAAGTTATGGCGATACAGCTGTTTCGCTAATTTGCTGTTCgaaaatcgcaaatcgtacaaagaaacTGATAGCAGTTTTTTAGGAGTTTCAATTTGTTGCAAAGTTCccaattctgacgaattctcaaaaattgtaatACTTCCGGCACGTTTACGTATGATAcgtggaaattttaaaatgaattatttcacttatagtttgtgcgttctaagatgatttTTCTAAgaaggttttttttacaagaaaacaaaaaaatcaattgtaataaattatattccatctacaaaaacaaatgtttcctataattgtaaatgaataaaaatgaaaagatgctaaatgcttacttattaataaaaattataaatattaactgtgaaataggagtataaaattattgttacgaaaacatttgaaaaatgtcatatataTGCATGGGACGGAAcgtatgtcaatagagattgactctgttgaatcgaaaccaaatcgataaaaaagggcggccatcttaaatcgccggcaccactgaaatgtcagtacgaaatcgataatttcgattgcaattcctttacgaagtgattcgatatttttaaataatcgattaatttttgttaggtaacttccttactattgtcaattataatgtgtcacgcatataatcataaaacgcacaaactataagttgtcggtaaggtattgattttttggtatcaatcgatgcaggatgttttattctactacatatttcgaatttaggacaaaatatttgaatttgtaaatgttatatacatccttaagttaacttttaaaaatattaacggactcgttaacttccgttaataagcagaagtccgttaatcgttaatccgatgcctactatttaccgcacggcaccgcggtgcggcgcgaaaacaggttcagacttcagacagttaatatgaaacgacaagtgccgggcgggcggacagcgcggcgccgcggcacggcagcagcgaaacaaaaacaatactaaatacattttcaggcgcatgcgagtaAGAAGAGATTTTTTTCGTTTTaccatttcattactcagcgccggtgcttatagagagagtgatttgtttattgttattataaatcatttgcatgttgataaagaagagtgcagtataatttagttaggtagaatacaataattatagaagtattttgttttgttcctaacgtgttaacttccaaaaccttaaaccaacaggttttgtatgtacactaaagCAGTGatttaagttacaacaaggccatattacacatattaacagattaacgattaacgttaacttgcgttaatttgtCCGAAATGTAACActttaacgattaacgaaggtaacattttttttaacggattatcgattaacgaagttaactatttcattaacggtgcccagctatgagtatagttaatcgatatcatgactTTCTTtcatcataatgtgcttcgaaataatcgacaaatagaaatattatagaaatggaaatattaaaaatacttattcgCGATGAATGAGgacattttaattactttagttCAAAAATATGAAGAACTTTACAATCTAAAACTTCAACATTGTCATAACCAACTGAGATTGTAGAGGTTTTAGAATAaagtaaagttaaaaaaaaaaaatagttgtcatgactttcttgacaaacTATATCTTCGACCATTATTTGactgttttatatatattttttaagatttcaggATGTTTTGACTGAGTATTcgtatttacatttatttttttcataactttttgaggattgtattataatttattttagattctatttaaatatctgtttgttattaattatagtaataaaccatgatttttttctatttaaaaatatttccacgcCCTAGAGGCAGAAATTgtgaactataaaaataataataataagaacattgtaaccaatttcatggaaataaagacttacttacttacttacttaaaaaacttttttcgaCTTATATGAATGTACCCAAAAAATCTTTTTTCATCTTCAAATTAATCAGGATATTTATTAGAAGAGCATTTCTGCTTCATTTTTGAGCTTATATTATGAAACCATATCTTTCATTTCCTCCTATTTCTCTTTTCCTCTTCTGATAAAATACAGCTAATTACAAGAACATCCTCGCACTACTCGTATCATCCTCCATAATGCAAATGCACGCAGGCTCTGACGGACTAAGAATAACTAATTactaaattgccgatgcggaatccgaatgcagtgaacgcaccccatcggcatttcataaatgacgacgctctgtacgctccgattccgatccagtggacgcgcagctttaaCAACACGAAACTGTACGAACTGCgaagaccataaagttaatatacctagcggaatagagaaacaaaggcctgagcaagagagatgtcactatcagtaacactgcgtggtaaaaagagacgtgtgatacatgacagtagcactcttttttgacgtccagtcgccACGTGCCGCACGATGACAATTTAACCTCAtggaaatcatgttcaatcatgcttgtgtaagtgtatacgtacacatatttttacacacagatgaaaccaatttcggtttcgtttgacagctcaaggttgttgctctattccgctagatatattaactttatgacgaAGACAAAGTATTACTTTGTCAAGTAAAGAAAATGGCAACACTGAACACATCGTCATACGTCATACCTAATCTGTGACATCGTCTTTATCTTTCAAGTTTTAGTGCATTTTTTTGGAATTTGGGATGATAAAAACACAGTAAAATTGTGATTTCTTGATAAAAATCTAAAAGATTTATCAAACTTCCAGAATTTATAAATTGAAAGTGATTCTTTACTCCAGGAAATACTCGAAGAGGTATGATCTGTGTATATTTTATCGTGGGCTtcatttttagtttttcgtgACTCATAGGTTGGGctatttatttatgattattatttaattgttgtCTAATTCTAGATAATTTAAGATGTCAGCAGGAAGACCTATCAAGTGTGTTGTGGTGGGAGACGGTACCGTTGGCAAAACTTGTATGTTAATATCGTATACAACCGATAGTTTTCCGGGAGAATATGTTCCAACTGTGTAAGTAAATCCTCAATAAATCGCCTTTTTTTACTTTCACATCTTATTATGTATGATATCTTTCTgtaaacgtaaaaaaatatgtgtaaccTTTAGTTTCGATAGCTTTCCTATTCCAATAAGATACTTGTTATGATTGGTAATACTTTTTACAGCTTTGACAATTATTCGGCTCCTATGGTTGTGGACGGTGTGGCAGTGTCCCTAGGCCTCTGGGATACTGCGGGACAAGAGGACTACGACAGACTGAGACCACTTAGTTACCCACAGACAGATGTCTTCCTGATATGTTTTAGTGTAACAAGGTATGACTAGACAACTaacacaataaataaataaaatacaaagtaattaataatatatatatttacccTGTGAACATGCTACAGAACCTTACCATCTTCATCTCATATTTTGTGTTACAATATTGGATTACTTGGATTACTTGTCGACTGtgtttctaaatattttgttaGTATATATCAATTGATAAcaataagtaaatttttattatatttttagtccATCTTCTTATGAGAATGTCACATCAAAATGGTATCCTGAAATAAAACACCACTGTCCTGATGCGCCAATAATTTTGGTTGGTAAGTAGAACTATTATTTTACCTACACTTTTGtatgttaaaaaatgttatCCTATAAATGCTTGCTTTTTGTTTCCCTTTACTTGAATCTTTTAAATAGAAATccatctatattatatatatgtatgtgctGTAATGCTAAGTGTTCTCATTTGAAAGACAGGGTGTAATAACCCTTTGTATTTTGCAATGTCTTTTAAGAATTTGATTACATAACTCTTATTACTTCTTTGAATACACACAATAAAACTGTTGATTCATTTTTAACAATTGTGAGAAAACATGTTAACCTTCATATAACATTTGTGATTGTAGGTACAAAAATAGATTTACGAGATGATCGTGAAACTCTCAGCTTGCTATCTGAACAAGGAATGTCTCCCTTAAAAAGAGAACAAGGACAGAAGTTAGCAAATAAAATACGAGCCGTAAAGTATATGGAGTGTTCTGCTTTGACACAGCGTGGGTTGAAACAGGTGAGTAACaagaataaattatatattattttaaaaagtttatggcTGTACTGCTATAAAACTTTACATAGTATGATCAAGGTTTTAATTTACCTCTAACCAATTCTAGCAATCTTGCAAGTTGTTATTGTAGTTTgagatcaaattttttttcataaagcaGCTGTGTAAACTCttttacttgaaaataatttatgtcgGCAATACCATTAGAAATGTGAaggaatattattgtaaaatttcatCTTAGTAGTTTTAACACATCTAATAAATCCATCCTTCTTTGCAAACTTTCACAAATTTCAAAAACAATCCAGTTGAAATACGTTTAGATTCTGCCACTGCTCCTCGCGCCGCCGGCAATGTTGCGCTGAATACTTCTGCAGAAGTAACGACGCGAGTAAGCGTTTACTCtcaggccggtataaatagtttatagttAATAGttcggttcggctctatgattagTCCAAATTtagacagccaaccaatcacagagcctgaaccgtgtcttgagaccgagatgcatcttgagtactgactatttataccggccagTCCTCTTCATACTTGCTGCATCAGGCAGTAGCAGCAGCATGACGTGTGGCAGCGGGAGTAACTGTTTAATTCTCGCGCTGCCCACTTCCTTGCCCGACAGGGCCGAATCTAAATGGCACATTAGAGTTAAATTGTTCATTGAACTATTGCTTCTTCTCTCTTTGTGAGAAACGGCCCATTAGAGTTAGAATCGTTCATTGACCTATTGCTTCTTGTCtcattgatattattatgcaCTCAAACATATTTGTACCATAACACACACATTATGCGAGCTGGATACCAATATTTTCGTGCGAATATGAAAGACAACAGCTATTCTCCGTTTGTCTTTgctttgatctacgaaatatgGCATAGTTTCGTAAACATAATGTgtgtacattattataatattttactcggCTTTGTGTTTGAACAGACTCTTCactttatattacttttttatttgatcTGAGGCTTTAAAATGATTTAACACATTAAAATTTAGTgtcttatataattttaaagccCAATCTACTACATTAGACTGTTATGCAATTATGATATAACACTAATGATAAAATTGTTGGAAGtttcgttaattttttttttttcacttttgagtACTGCTGCTTGGCGATCTGTGTTTCACAATCAGCCATTTTTGTGGAGGGTAGTTGAGGTTTTTTGGATTTGAGAGCAGAGAAAGCTTAGTAGATGCTTTTACTCCTATGATGGATCGATTTTGTAGTTATTGGTCAAATCCAAGGTTTAGTGTTGGTACACTATGTCTTCCCAATCTGGACTCTGGAGTGAGTGACACTTCCTGTGCCAGCAAGTCTTGATGCCAGTGTGTTGGTGTGTTTGGCTATTCTTTCTTGATAGGTTTTGCTGTGTTTTGGATCTCTTCCTTAACCATGCTCATTCCAAGGTCTTTGTAAACAAGCTTGTTAGAAAGATAGTATGGTATTTTTAGCATTGTTCTTAGTGCTTTACTTTGGAAACATTCTAGTATCTCAATGTTACTGTTGCTGGCAGTACTCCATAACTGGATACCATATGTCCAGATGGGTTTAAGGATGGCCTTGTAAAttgatattttgcattctgATGAGAGACTTGCTTTTGGACCTGTGAGCCAGTACATAGATCTAAGTTTTGTGTCAAGTTGTTTCCTTTTCGTTCAAATATGTTCTCTCCAAGTACTCCAAGCCTGCGATCCAAATGCATGCCCAGGTATTTTGCATCATCAGCCTGAACAATATCtttgttgtgtaattttatcGGAGGACATGTATGTTTTCCTCAGAGTGAATGTTACGTGGACCGACTTGTCCTGATTTGCCTGAATACGCCAGTCATCGAGCCAGGTTTCTACTTGACTGACGTGTGCTTGTAATTTGGCTGATGCTATTGTAGGATTTTCATCCACGGAGAGGAAGGCTGTGTCGTCAGCATATGTTGCCGTTGTTGTGTCATCACTAATTGACAGGTCTGCAGTGAAGATGAGATAAAGCACTGGACCAAGTATGCTTCCTTGCGGGACTCCTGACAAAATTTCGCATAATGCCGAGGTTTCATCGCCGATTTTAACATCAAAACATCTTCCATTTAGGTACGACTTGAGTATGAGAAAAAAGCAAGCAGCAAGAGgtaataactttttttagtttaaatagGAGCCCCTCGTGCCACACTTTGTCGAATTTCTGACTGATGTCTAGAAAGACAGTAGAGCAATACTTTTTACTTTCTAACGAATGGCTTATGGCGTCTGTGAGTCGGTGAATCTGTTCTATTGTTCCATGTTGTTGCCTGAATCCGAACTGGTGGTTAGGGATTACATGAGGTAAGTGTTGAAGCATCCGGTTTAGCAGGATTTTTTCCATTAATTTGCCCAGTAAAGGTAAAAGACTTATCGGTCTATATGACTTTACTTTATGTAATGGTTTGCCAGGTTTTGGGATCATAATGATCTGGGCAATTTTCCATTGAGCAGGGAAGAACTCGAGTCGAAAGCAGGCGTTAATTATTGCAGTAATGAAGATAACACCTTTTTTAGGCAGTTGTTTCAGCAATTTTGCATCTACCTGGTCGAAACCCGGCGCTTTGCCAACTTTTAACCTTGAGATTTCTTTGCAAATTTCTCTTGGGCTTGCACTTTTAATTGGTGGACACATTTGAAGTGGTGAATCAAGATATTCTTGGACTAGTTGATCATGGGCTGGGTTTGTACATGGTAATGGCTTAAAAACTGATGCAAGATGTTCCTTGTAGACTTGTGCCTTAGCGGAGTTGGTCCTTGCCCAGTTACCAGATGGATCTTTAATCGGTGGAATGTGAGCTGTAGGCCTTTTCAGCCTTTTAGTGATCTTCCAAAGTGAATAGTTAGTGTCCTTGTAAGGTGTTAGGTTGGCTAGCTGATTTTGCAAGTGGTCATCTTCCGCGTGTGAAAGTTTCGTTCATTGAATGACATATTCAAAATTCTTTCTCGTGTCATGGACACATGGACCATCCGTTCTTATGCTGTCTTgtagtttaataatttatgtaatacaCATTGTATTATGTCATTAGTTAGAAATATTAATGGCCTAAGCGGCACCTACTGTTATAGTTGTATAGTTAGTTAGGTCTTAATACCTTGATCGTGGAATCGCAgacaaaatagattttcaattgttatgcgacagctggGTGCCCCTttgggattgatgggttaagaggatacaacaggggctagagaaatgaaaaaaaagtacgtgtaatatctatagctgtctcccttacctcaagcctataccgcagaacgcgatcgagacaactgcagaaaatccagaaaatcaacgattcgttgtcccctgattccttctccaaaacttaaccgatttaagtacttttttcattaaatattaaaaaaaggcttgagctgtgttcctatgttttgctttttttgtataatctagccaaatctgttttctggacgtttgaacacagcggaaaatctggccattttttttgggtttttgaacgttcatatcttatttaataattaaattatgaaaaaaaagaaaacatagggacattgtattagtggccgctgatattcaggaaaaaaattataactctactagcattatccagggaggaaacaggggacaacgtttgtatggaaaaaagggcggtgtggaatcctcttaatatacCTTTATACACACTTGTTAGTAATAAAGCCATGATGGATTACCTTGATTGCTACTATGACTGTAAAGAGTATAGTTTGCATGATCGACGTCTATAATGGGCAATAATAGACGAATATCTAGTTGCATTCTCTAATTTATCATGTTTGTTATCACTTATATTGGTCCATCATAGCATTCACATaggtatatctatatattaatacgtgagccaaaaactttgtatccctttttacgaaaaatggggaaacgtaggtgaatgaaattttgcacagttatagtttatatggtgaaggagtgcatcgagctaatattattttcaaattatgcttttatcatacatttttttaacaaataaaacattacacacacacaaggaaaaatgacagatttttgagtgacaagacctatacatacgaattatactcttttatttatggttgaagtctgttgacagcaaggtgacaaattgaaaatggattatagttttttttaattgaatcttagatgctattagacaatgcttacacagccagtctgagatcagctgagtcccagagacaagagttgaaaaaaatatgataaagtcaatatttttttacaaaatataggtagtcctaatgtcgttgaaactaaggtcgaatttcgaccattgggcgatctctagtattatgcaatatgcatattgaAATTGGTCTGACACATTTGCTTTTGCTAGAGTCTGaggtgtattaaaatatatgttttatatttttcaggtgTTTGATGAAGCCGTTCGCGCCGTACTGAGACCGGAGCCGCAAAAGAGACATCAGAGGAAATGTTTGATCATGTAAATATAGCACATACTGAGAAAATGtggcaaaatattaatttattgtattgCATTTAGATGTATGCAAGAATCTCAGTGACagtaataatatgtttctaCGCCAATTCTACTTTTGGATGTCATGACACATTTTATGTTGGGTATTTTGGAGATCAATGCTGAACGTGTACATTTCGatcttataactataattataagGTCTAAAAGGCACTAGGTTTATTTGCGTCCGTACCTACTTTCATATTGTGCCATAATTTGCAAATTGTGATAAGTCTCGTGTTGATCAATAGCatcacaataaataatttatactttGCTACATAATACCTatgtgtaaaaaaatgtaacaaaaataccaAAGATTTATACATAGTTTTAAGTTTTCATTTAGTCCTCGTTAGGCTGAACAAAATGGTTGGAAACAAATTGTTACTGTTAGTCGCGTCtagatgatattatttttataatattacgaacctcaataactcaaagttttggaataaatattataatgtaacgcGAACGTTAAGGACTGACGATAGATACTAGTGTTTAtgaactaattttttttttcaattatatttgtactgaTAGGCATTTACAATGTAACAGCATTTTAACAATATTAGATCTAACGGAAAGAATAATCTGTGGactgaaatattattaaagatcAAACAATTTTAgatttgaaaacaaaatattatgatagtaacTTAACATTTATAGCAGCTATTATCTTTTAGAAAATGAATACATAtttgataagtaaaaaaaatttgatctttaaaaaaatatcacacATCCAAGTATTTCCCAACTATGTAAATGTCTTGAGAACTTGATTGTATGTAGATTTTTGAGTCAGAAAAGGATGTAGTTAGTAAAGCCTCAATATTGGCAACTTGTATAATACATTAACCTTCATATCCCCGGGGGGTAAATAGTTGGTACAAAATGGGTTGTAAGTTCTGAGATCCATCTTCTTAGCGACCTAGAAGCGCAACCAGCTtgtaagagcgcttacagacgaacggcacgtgtcggcggcagtcaacggcagtcggcggcagtcgacggcagccgtcgacagtttatcacgcttgcagttgtgacgtaccgagTAAaagtaagcgtccacaggtcggtatcgtacgcaacggacgtatcgcatcaaacggatattttttttacagtacgtccactgtatcggcagcgtactgattaccgactagccactatgtttatcttcaaattagtccaaagttcctaagtcaaaatttctgctttcgactttccATCCACACCacccttttgagcattcatttactaggctagtcggtaatACAGACGCTGCCGATTCAAcggacgtactgtgaaaaaattatccgtttgatgcgagacgtccattgcgtacgataccgacctgtggaggcttacctttaggcggtacgtcacaattGGGGGCCTACCATCACCTATActaagtttgacagataagcaatattactttaacttcaagctagcgatcttaagGGAGATCGCTAAAAATCTCcctaaaaaagttgatatttcacaacggatttaacaatgttttgcattttttactggtttttagtaaaaaaaagtgagtacggtaatgttattgtaatcttacaataaagtattctggaaacatgatagttttaggaaaggtcgtggtaggccccttgcaagcgtcataaatttaattatttaactgcTCCAAAACTtaaggcgagaccgcactaaCTCTGTTCCATAGAACTGACATTTTGCTAACGTGAAATGCCGTTCGTTTTAAAGCGGTGGCCTTCACTCCAACAAGCACGGACAGTAACGCGCAGGGTTATTATGTATCTTGCGACAACAACGCGACTGCTGTCCGCtgtcaataaaaaatgtatagaaaATTTCTGATTAACACCATAATATATTGTACAGTACCTGTCAAACTCCTGTTCCATTGCTTTCGCAAGATATTTAATCACCATGCGGATGCTGCATTAAGGTGGATGACTACACTGCAGCGATCATGCGAAGCGACACTTCACGTTTCATAATACTATAATTTCGTGTCCTTCCACTGCTGCGTGGTGCGCGATATCATACGATTTCATGGAAATAATAATTGGGCATGTCGTGTCGCGTCGCTCAGCTGCAGTGTAGTTACGCATAGTGCTGCCTCACCTTAAATGTTACAGCAGCCTTGTGGTTTTATGAAATTGACCTTAAGTTGGCTGGTTTGCCCGTCGCGAT containing:
- the LOC121725298 gene encoding ras-related C3 botulinum toxin substrate 1 gives rise to the protein MSAGRPIKCVVVGDGTVGKTCMLISYTTDSFPGEYVPTVFDNYSAPMVVDGVAVSLGLWDTAGQEDYDRLRPLSYPQTDVFLICFSVTSPSSYENVTSKWYPEIKHHCPDAPIILVGTKIDLRDDRETLSLLSEQGMSPLKREQGQKLANKIRAVKYMECSALTQRGLKQVFDEAVRAVLRPEPQKRHQRKCLIM